From Chryseobacterium gallinarum, one genomic window encodes:
- the rpsT gene encoding 30S ribosomal protein S20, translating to MANHKSALKRIRQNETRRLRNRYYHKTARTALKALRNEENKAAATEQLPKVIALLDKLAKKNIIHKNKAANLKSKLTKHVNKLA from the coding sequence ATGGCAAATCATAAATCAGCATTAAAGAGAATCAGACAAAACGAAACTAGAAGACTTCGTAACAGATATTATCACAAGACTGCTAGAACAGCGTTGAAAGCCTTGAGAAATGAGGAGAACAAAGCTGCTGCTACAGAGCAACTGCCAAAAGTTATCGCTTTATTGGATAAATTAGCTAAGAAAAATATTATCCACAAGAACAAAGCTGCTAACTTGAAAAGCAAATTAACAAAACACGTTAATAAATTAGCGTAA
- a CDS encoding N-acetylmuramoyl-L-alanine amidase family protein codes for MHKQNFKIILSFLLILISNFIFSQKKFTIVLDAGHGGSDHGANRTYADIGRVAEKDITLAITLKVGAMLEKNRDFKVIYTRKIDEYPSLSERTNLANRSKADLFISIHCNSSQRPTAYGTETYVQGPNQNNENLEVAKRENDVIYLDEKDRQIFGSYNPDSPESLIALKLQQSKYLESSLLLGGLVEDNFVNKDKRFSRGVFQKNLHVLRMNAMPSVLIETGFINHPEESHYIASEKGQNEIAESIYNAVIDYKKAIDRKTGGAIAAKKPEPEKPAEVPLKNDFRILLMSSPTKYNDGDPALKGLNYILTLKENGQYKYYYAVTNMASVKDINLKTAKDAGFRNAFAVGFMPNQRISMGYYTIEVYAGDKLNGNSYILQTLKDVERQKDSGVFYYTYGKVYTLEDAVKLQKELETKGIKNTVIQKVYK; via the coding sequence ATGCACAAACAAAATTTTAAAATAATTTTATCATTTCTCCTTATCCTTATCTCCAACTTTATATTCTCTCAGAAGAAGTTTACCATCGTTCTGGATGCAGGACACGGGGGAAGTGACCATGGAGCCAACAGAACCTATGCTGATATTGGAAGGGTCGCAGAAAAAGACATTACCCTTGCCATTACCTTAAAGGTAGGTGCAATGCTGGAGAAAAACAGGGATTTCAAAGTAATTTACACCCGTAAAATTGATGAATACCCTTCTTTATCCGAAAGGACCAACCTGGCCAACAGGAGCAAAGCGGATCTTTTTATATCCATACATTGCAATTCTTCACAAAGGCCTACCGCTTATGGAACGGAAACCTATGTACAGGGCCCCAACCAGAATAATGAAAACCTTGAGGTAGCTAAAAGGGAAAATGATGTGATCTACCTGGACGAAAAAGACAGACAGATCTTCGGCTCTTATAATCCGGATTCCCCGGAATCTTTAATTGCTTTAAAACTTCAGCAAAGCAAATATCTCGAATCAAGCCTTCTTTTGGGCGGCCTGGTGGAAGACAATTTTGTAAATAAGGACAAAAGATTTTCAAGAGGTGTTTTCCAGAAAAACCTTCACGTTCTCCGTATGAACGCGATGCCTTCCGTTCTGATAGAAACCGGCTTTATCAATCACCCTGAAGAAAGCCATTATATCGCTTCCGAAAAAGGACAGAATGAAATTGCAGAAAGTATTTACAATGCTGTCATTGATTACAAAAAAGCTATTGACAGAAAAACAGGAGGCGCTATTGCTGCCAAAAAGCCTGAACCTGAAAAACCGGCGGAAGTTCCTCTGAAAAATGATTTCAGAATATTACTGATGAGCTCCCCTACGAAATACAATGATGGAGATCCCGCCCTTAAAGGTTTAAATTATATTCTTACCCTTAAAGAAAACGGACAATACAAGTACTATTACGCTGTAACCAATATGGCTTCCGTAAAAGACATCAATCTTAAGACAGCTAAGGATGCAGGCTTCAGAAATGCCTTTGCAGTAGGATTTATGCCTAACCAGAGAATCAGCATGGGGTATTATACCATAGAGGTTTATGCAGGAGATAAACTTAATGGAAACTCTTATATTCTTCAAACCTTAAAAGATGTGGAAAGGCAAAAAGACAGCGGAGTCTTCTATTACACCTATGGAAAAGTGTATACTTTAGAAGATGCTGTAAAACTTCAGAAAGAACTTGAGACTAAAGGAATTAAAAATACGGTAATACAAAAAGTGTATAAATAA